From the genome of Candidatus Ruthia magnifica str. Cm (Calyptogena magnifica):
ACTGGCAAGTAATTTTCAAATCCGTTCCATTCCAACTTTGATGATTTTTAGAGAGCAAGTTGCAATCTTTTCTCAACCAGGTGCAATGTCAAGTACTGACTTGCAAGCTGTTATTGACAAGGCAAAAGCGCTTGACATGAATAAAGTACGTGAAGAAATTAAAAAATAATAATAGTAGTTAGCATAACTTTGAATAAGATTTTTTGCTAAACCCAACCATAATATCATTATTCGTTACCAGCACTGGACGTTTGATGAGTGTTGGATTTTTTAATACTAATTCTAAGGTAATATTGTCTTTTTCTTTATCATTTAAGTTTCGGTAAGTAGTAGAACGCTTATTGATTAATTTTTCTAAAGTAAGCTTATCTACAAATGTTTGCAACTTAGTTTTATCAATCGGATTATCACGAAAATCAATAAATTCAAAATCAATTTGATGATTAATCAAGAATTTTTGTGCTTTTTTAATGGTGTCACAGTTTTTAATGCCATACATTTTAATCATTGAATTATTTTATTATAAAATTCTAAAATTTTTTTATTTTCATCATCAATAATACGTAAACCTTTAGTTGGATAATACCAATACGACACACCCTGAATAGACAGCTCTATTCTACTAGGCTCACCAAATAGATTAACAATCACCTCTTTTGATAAATTTGCTTTAGGTATAAAGGTTAATGACTTAATTTTTAAATTAAACATTAATACTTCAGCAGTTAAACTAAACGTTGTTTTTCTAACACCTGAAGGCATAACCATTGATTTTTTAATGTTGTTGTTCAAACGTTCAATACATTTTTGATCAAGCATTAAACTTAAAATAACACTAGCACCAATACCACCCATTTTAGTACTGAAAAAAAACGCTTCTAGTTCTGGCATTTTGCCCTCGCTTTCAAACAAAGAAACCTCAACCTCAGAGCCAAATAAATGCATTGCATCGGTAAGATTGCTACTACCCATGGTTAAATTAAACACAACCGTATCACCTTGATTATTGATAAAACTCTGCCATGGCATAGATTGATTTCGTGGTATTTTCATATCACGAGTCAGTAGGTAAAACAACGTAAATATTACCACTACTGCTAGTAACACTATTGATATTATTTTACTTTCTTTCATGAATTATCGCTTAAATGGAGGCTTGTTAACTTTAGAGCGCAGCCAGTTGAGTGTTTTAAAAATTGGGTGGTGATTGATTAATTTAAGCTCTAATTGTCGCTTACCTGGAAATTCCATTAAAAATAAACCTAATAAAATTGATATCAATCCTTGACCTGGAGTCACCAACATAATAATACCAGCAATCAGTAATATAAAACCAATCAGTGTTTTAATTATCAATTTGATTAAATCAAAGGGTTTGTTTATTTTTAATTGCGTTTTTGAGTTTTTTAGAAAATAATTTGATGGAATTAATCCTAATAAATAAGGTATTAATAATAAACTAATAATAAAAACTACGCTAGAAACGATACCAATCATCATGAGTACGTCTTCAAATTGACTTAAAAGTGTCATGATGTCATCTAACATGATGCCCTCTCATTTGAGTCAAAAAATAATCAAACAACACTTTAGCTTGTTCTGGTGACTTGGTAGTATAAAAACCAGACCTTATAACTGAATTGACATTTAGCCGCTAAGGTAAATTGAGAAATGACCAATAAACCACCTGATACTTCTTTAATTGATAGATTCATCTTTTTGATTTACATCATAAAATATTCGATATAATGACAATCGCTTAACTATTTTTTTACTTATACTTGCTCATCAAACTTCTCAATGTTAACAAAAACTAACAACCCTTGGTTAATTCAGCCCTGCAATTTTACCATTCATTTCAACTTTAACATTCGTAAAGCGTTAAATTAAAACTTTCATTGTTAGATAAAGTTATAAGCTAAGGTGTGAAACATCAGCGACTGACAAAAATAAAGACCTAACCCAATTGATTAAGTTTAAGCGCGCTTGTCTTAATACGACATCGTCTGTATTGACCATCACTTTATCAAAAAACTCATCAATTATATCTTTAAAGGCGATAAGTTCTTGTATATTCTTGGTGTAGTTAGTAGAATTTAAGATACGCTTGGAAAGGCTTTTTGTTGCCTTAAATAACGCTTTTTCTGCTACTTCTACCAAGGCCGAATCATCAACCTTAATTAATAAGTTTGAATAATTTTTTAATATATTAGCAATGCGTTTATTTGTTTCAATCAGATTTTCAAATGCTTGATTATTGGTAAATGTATTAAGTGCCTCAACACGTAAATGAAAATCATAAGGTGATTCTGGACAAACTGCTAATACCGCTTCAAAAACTTGTATATTAACCTTTTGTTCTTTGTAATAAGCTCGTAAACGCCTCATCATAAATTGATAAATATCATCAACACTATTGATATTTACAGCAGATGAATTCTCATTTAATGATTTGCTAATCAGCTCTTTAAGATTAAGATTAAGTTTTGACTCTATCATAATCCTTAATAAACCTAACGCCATCCTTCTAAGTGCATACGGATCCTTAGAGCCAGTTGGACCTTGACCAATACCAATAATGCCAGTAACTGTATCTAACTTATCAGCAATCGCAACTGCTAAACCTTCACTTGTATTCGGTAAAGAATCGCCTGAAAATCTTGGATGATAATGTTCACTAATAGCCGAAGCTACCGCTTTATTCTCTCCATCATTAAGAGCATAATATCCACCCATCACACCTTGAAGGTCAGCAAACTCACCCACCATATCTGTCACCAAATCACTCTTACAAAGCAGGCCAGCACGAGCACTATCTTTAACATTAGCGCCAATAACAGTAGCAATATAACCTGAAAATATCTCAATACGTTTGATTTTATCACCCATTGAACCCAAGGATTTCATAAACAAAACTTGATTTAATTTATCCAAACGAGATTCAAGCGTATGAGCTTTATCTTGTGTCCAGAAAAACTCTGAATCAGCCAAACGTGAACGGATTACACGCTCATTACCATCAATAATAACCGATAAATTGCTAGATTCGATATTGGCAACTGAAATAAATACTGGCATTA
Proteins encoded in this window:
- a CDS encoding Spx/MgsR family RNA polymerase-binding regulatory protein encodes the protein MIKMYGIKNCDTIKKAQKFLINHQIDFEFIDFRDNPIDKTKLQTFVDKLTLEKLINKRSTTYRNLNDKEKDNITLELVLKNPTLIKRPVLVTNNDIMVGFSKKSYSKLC
- a CDS encoding PGPGW domain-containing protein, with protein sequence MLDDIMTLLSQFEDVLMMIGIVSSVVFIISLLLIPYLLGLIPSNYFLKNSKTQLKINKPFDLIKLIIKTLIGFILLIAGIIMLVTPGQGLISILLGLFLMEFPGKRQLELKLINHHPIFKTLNWLRSKVNKPPFKR
- a CDS encoding D-aminoacyl-tRNA deacylase, coding for MNLSIKEVSGGLLVISQFTLAAKCQFSYKVWFLYYQVTRTS
- the glyS gene encoding glycine--tRNA ligase subunit beta, with amino-acid sequence MNTKDFLLELGCEELPPKCLQQLSNAFTHNLTTELDKLKLSYSSVESFATPRRLAVLVSNLQLQQNDQIIERKGPSISAFDQDIEGFAKSCGVAKNVLVQKTFGKTQYYFFTKQQKGLKTIDLLESTVDIAIQNISIIKPMRWSNLDTYFVRPTHWLIMMLGSDVVPASIMGLASGNTTRGLRFTGERIFDITCAKDYQKILLERAQIEVDFNTRKEIIRKQVIQVAKNNNAIAVIDESLLDEVCALVEYPRAFSGNFSSKFLDVPEEALISAMKSHQKYFHMLDVDGNLMPVFISVANIESSNLSVIIDGNERVIRSRLADSEFFWTQDKAHTLESRLDKLNQVLFMKSLGSMGDKIKRIEIFSGYIATVIGANVKDSARAGLLCKSDLVTDMVGEFADLQGVMGGYYALNDGENKAVASAISEHYHPRFSGDSLPNTSEGLAVAIADKLDTVTGIIGIGQGPTGSKDPYALRRMALGLLRIMIESKLNLNLKELISKSLNENSSAVNINSVDDIYQFMMRRLRAYYKEQKVNIQVFEAVLAVCPESPYDFHLRVEALNTFTNNQAFENLIETNKRIANILKNYSNLLIKVDDSALVEVAEKALFKATKSLSKRILNSTNYTKNIQELIAFKDIIDEFFDKVMVNTDDVVLRQARLNLINWVRSLFLSVADVSHLSL